The Kosakonia sacchari SP1 genome includes a window with the following:
- a CDS encoding ABC transporter ATP-binding protein has product MSAFTDIRLQGVSYAFGAHTVLNHIDLHIQPGSIVALLGPSGCGKSTLLRLLAGLSEPAEGEIWFGDRLVAKAGWTLPPEARDIGMVFQDYALWPHMSVAQNVAFPLKMRNLPRAEREQRVSQALERVGLAEFAGRKPAGLSGGQQQRVALARAIVAEPGVLLFDEPLSNLDTALRESLCLEMARLLRQLGTTAVYVTHDHREAQLLADRIVHLASGTVESVRTVTSSSGEIV; this is encoded by the coding sequence ATGAGCGCATTCACAGACATCCGCTTACAAGGCGTTTCATATGCCTTTGGCGCACATACCGTTCTTAATCACATCGATTTACATATTCAACCTGGCAGCATTGTTGCGCTGCTCGGCCCGTCCGGCTGCGGCAAAAGCACGTTGCTGCGCTTGCTGGCGGGGCTGAGTGAACCGGCGGAAGGTGAGATCTGGTTTGGCGATCGCCTGGTGGCGAAAGCGGGCTGGACACTGCCGCCGGAGGCGCGTGACATCGGCATGGTATTTCAGGATTACGCGCTGTGGCCGCATATGAGCGTCGCGCAAAATGTCGCTTTCCCGCTAAAAATGCGCAACTTACCGCGCGCAGAGCGCGAACAGCGCGTATCGCAGGCGCTGGAAAGGGTTGGGCTGGCGGAATTTGCAGGGCGTAAACCCGCAGGCCTTTCCGGCGGGCAGCAACAGCGCGTTGCGCTGGCACGCGCCATTGTCGCCGAGCCTGGCGTCTTATTGTTCGACGAGCCGCTCTCCAATCTCGACACCGCGCTGCGCGAATCCTTATGTCTTGAGATGGCGCGTCTGCTGCGCCAGCTCGGCACCACCGCCGTGTATGTCACTCATGACCACCGCGAAGCACAGCTACTTGCCGATCGCATTGTGCATTTAGCGTCCGGGACCGTTGAATCTGTACGAACCGTTACTTCATCCTCAGGGGAAATTGTATGA